A DNA window from Octopus bimaculoides isolate UCB-OBI-ISO-001 chromosome 12, ASM119413v2, whole genome shotgun sequence contains the following coding sequences:
- the LOC106872684 gene encoding RNA-binding protein lark, whose product MPRTTKLYVGNLPKGSSERSVWDLFAKYGEVVECDIIKDFGFVHFTESTDAMKAVENLNNKDWNGSTLKVQPSHSKVHAKPGMGNRGECIRCGKTGHLCRDCPSVRARDFRSGDLHEKTCTTLSNISKEINAMNGSIDGLYSFLSRYRENSYKESPGNNYSQTNPVQDWLGKNADGDRNRRQNHSNNDNFNSNKQRPYSNNYPPPSMTASRFRHQPYPTASERRSASSSSSSMSDSKHRLPSLSSSHSLLSSRPGSNSNNRDMNPFFRPPPEYYEHLRRKTVGNSHFARSREH is encoded by the coding sequence ATGCCACGCACCACAAAATTATATGTTGGCAACTTGCCCAAGGGCAGCAGTGAGAGATCAGTATGGGACCTCTTCGCCAAGTATGGTGAAGTCGTGGAATGTGACATTATCAAAGACTTTGGATTCGTCCACTTTACTGAAAGCACAGATGCTATGAAAGCTGTTGAAAATCTAAACAATAAAGACTGGAATGGCTCAACCCTCAAGGTACAACCGTCCCACAGTAAAGTACACGCCAAACCCGGAATGGGCAACCGTGGTGAATGCATTCGATGTGGTAAAACTGGGCACTTATGTAGGGATTGCCCTTCAGTTCGTGCTCGAGatttcagaagtggagatttacATGAAAAAACGTGCACCACtttaagtaatatttctaaagaaattaaTGCTATGAATGGAAGTATTGATGGTCTTTACTCATTTCTAAGTAGATATCGCGAGAACAGTTACAAGGAATCTCCTGGGAATAACTACTCTCAAACAAATCCCGTTCAGGATTGGCTTGGAAAGAATGCTGATGGTGACCGAAACAGGCGCCAGAACCACAGCAACAACGATAACTTCAACAGTAACAAACAGAGACCTTATTCCAACAACTACCCACCACCATCTATGACTGCAAGTCGTTTCCGACACCAACCATATCCTACAGCCAGCGAGAGACGGTctgcatcatcttcatcatcatcgatgtCTGACAGTAAGCACCGACTcccatcattgtcatcctcacaTTCACTCTTGTCTTCTCGCCCAGGTAGTAACAGCAATAACCGTGATATGAACCCCTTTTTCCGACCACCACCTGAATATTATGAACATCTGAGGAGGAAGACAGTTGGCAACTCACATTTTGCTCGATCTCGtgaacattaa